A region of the Dermatophagoides farinae isolate YC_2012a chromosome 7, ASM2471394v1, whole genome shotgun sequence genome:
CATCTAGAACATTTGgaataacattttttttttcattcgctTGCCATTCAAAATCCTTTAATAGCCAATATAGGTTTGTTtatgtctctctctctttctctttctctttttcgaAGATGAACGTGGCTCAATCGTATGGCTCCCTGTTGTTTaacatcatttattcatgattatcatttgaagGATTCAATGCTTCTACGACATAGTAATGAatacgaaaacaacaacaacacagaaACAGGTTCTTgggtttttcatttcattcattcattcaggtgtttatttacaaatatatgaaaatgatcagaAAATGTGTGTTATGAGAATTTAGAGTAATAACACAAGTATTACATACGTTTgatttacgttttttttttttggatctatcaccaaatgatgaagatgtttCGTAATCTAAAAATGGGGTGgaaaaattgatcgaaaaaaagaacattttTCAGTGCGTTTggtttttgtcgttttttttttacgaaaaaaaaaatttatttagatcgatcgaatgaataacatcatcatcaacaacaaaactcaTTATTTCAATGTCAACTTTTTCTTGATTCTATAATTAATGTTTCgaaatattcaataataataataatgataatgaatgtttttatgTAATCATCTGGcctaattatcatcatgatgatcatcattagttttttttttgtatttgatgaatcgttttttgtttcttattgattatcattattattgtcattctTTGTATTCTATATCCATGAAGCGCGGAATAAATTTACTTTTTCTGTGTGTacttaatattttttttttttttagttagaAAACTTTTTGACaagtttttttattgtctttcttgatgattgatttttatatagttatgatggaaattttttatttcttttttttttttgatcattttagaaacaataaatcgatcaaaaaaaaatatgttttcAAAgatatgaacattttttttccggtgAAAATACACagttgaaaaaaacgacaacaatagtTTTCTTCGTTTCCTCATTACCGGAGAATTTTCATTagttgatttttcatcataaaacCAGAGTTTTGTCCCTATTTCGTCCCTATTCGATGATTTTccatttaaattgtttttttatgtttttcgatacattcgatcatcatcatttggaataatttcttcatttgatAAACAACTAGCTCTTTGGAagagaattgaatttttttttttgtaatttcaaACGATggcaaatggaaaaattatgGATATGATCACCATGATTATGGTGATCATACGTGATAATATCTTCTCCATAAGAATGGTATTTACGAATATGACTAAAATCCTTTATCCATTCATACTATGTGAAAGGAtggattttttgaaaaaatatttcaattcatacATTGATGGTAGAgaatgtaaacaaaaaattattcataattcaattggtaaacaatttcattttgaatggacaacaacattattgaaatcatcatcatcatcatcatcatcatcatcatgtcatcaacatcgaaatTGTCACATTTGTTCAACTATCggattgattcaattaacTTTAATCGTTgctataataaaaaatacatatgaaaatttctttaCTCAAAGAGATTTTATTGGCCATTATGTAAATGGCAACTTAATAGCTATCATGCATTTGGATCGTATTGCCAGTTTATTTGCTAGcatgttattattgaaatcaatttcatttcatcatagACTTTATTATGCAAATCCAGCCATAACCATATTGAATAATGtattatttaataataatcaaaaatattttcatccacCATATCGTTATCGATTGAAAATGGCATCCATTGTTGTTAGAAATATGACACAAAAGGTtattaattcatttgtatcatttatcatcatgctCAGTAAGTataattattgaatatataatattaCTATCCactattgattgattctatttattctacacatacacacacagatttGACAATATTAATGATGGATTTAACAACAttaatattcatttataataattggaATTATTTACCCACcattgatattgaaattattggCAATTTATATCGTTACATgacaatgattataatgtttttatattggaaaatgtttgaattatcaataatattcTGTGCATATTGTAATACATTAATGGCCACATGTGTATTGTCATACTTGATTATATTCTATATAAATGTTTGGCAAACAgaacaattattgattgatgattataaacaaatgaaaatgatgccACGAAAATTGATattatttcaacattttaatACAGAAAATTTACGTTTACTTTGTTCTGGCCGTGTATATTCTGAAGCATTACTAGAATTCTTAATCCTAAACATTCCAGTCAATtgttatttgattttaatcacTATTTCAGGCACTGTTGAAGGATTTTCCAATCTATTCATAATCACAATGATTACACAACAATTATTAggtctttttgtttttcatttaatgttTGCCATTTGTAATAGTAAATTTCAAGATTCATCCATTCTATTCATTaaacaattgattcattcacatcGATTCATGCAAAAACGATTGCCCATATTGGTTAAACTATCAAATTATGGCCAAGCATTTCAtacgaaaaataaatatggcTTTACATATGGTAAATTAGGATTGATTACCATTCAAGAAT
Encoded here:
- the LOC124497337 gene encoding uncharacterized protein LOC124497337: MHLDRIASLFASMLLLKSISFHHRLYYANPAITILNNVLFNNNQKYFHPPYRYRLKMASIVVRNMTQKVINSFVSFIIMLNLTILMMDLTTLIFIYNNWNYLPTIDIEIIGNLYRYMTMIIMFLYWKMFELSIIFCAYCNTLMATCVLSYLIIFYINVWQTEQLLIDDYKQMKMMPRKLILFQHFNTENLRLLCSGRVYSEALLEFLILNIPVNCYLILITISGTVEGFSNLFIITMITQQLLGLFVFHLMFAICNSKFQDSSILFIKQLIHSHRFMQKRLPILVKLSNYGQAFHTKNKYGFTYGKLGLITIQEFVMFLLLYLEFFMFIYKHTT